One genomic window of Medicago truncatula cultivar Jemalong A17 chromosome 1, MtrunA17r5.0-ANR, whole genome shotgun sequence includes the following:
- the LOC25485531 gene encoding protein ASPARTIC PROTEASE IN GUARD CELL 1 — protein sequence MARIFFNFILFIFFWVSPLAHSRNIPHNAKTTILDVVSSIQKTYQVLNFNQNLKQQQQQKSPFTSSTSTLSLQLHSRASLSSHADYKSLTLSRLDRDSARVKYITTKLNQNFNTDKLSGPIISGTSQGSGEYFSRIGIGEPPSQAYMVLDTGSDISWVQCAPCADCYRQADPIFEPTASASYAPLSCEAAQCRYLDQSQCRNGNCLYQVSYGDGSYTVGDFVTETVTIGVNKVKNVALGCGHNNEGLFVGAAGLIGLGGGPLSFPAQLNSTSFSYCLVDRDSDLVSTLEFDSPFSRDAVTAPLRRNPQLDTYYYVGLVGISVGGELLAIPETSFEVDSAGNGGIIVDSGTAVTRLQSDVYNVVRDAFVKGTKDLLATNEVSLFDTCYDLSSKTSVEVPTVAFHFGEGKVLVLPAKNYLVPVDSVGTFCFAFAPTMSSLSIIGNIQQQGTRVSFDLANSLVGFSPNRC from the coding sequence ATGGCTCGTATATTTTTCAACTTTatcctcttcattttcttctgggTTTCCCCATTAGCACATTCTCGAAACATACCCCACAATGCCAAAACCACAATACTCGATGTTGTTTCTTCCATTCAAAAAACATATCAAGTTCTCAACTTTAACCAAAaccttaaacaacaacaacaacaaaagagtCCATTCACTTCTTCAACATCAACACTGTCTTTGCAACTGCATTCACGTGCATCCCTTTCTTCACATGCTGACTATAAGTCACTAACATTATCCCGACTCGACCGCGACTCAGCCCGAGTCAAATACATAACAACCAAGTTAAATCAAAACTTCAACACAGATAAACTTTCTGGACCCATTATCTCAGGAACGAGTCAAGGAAGCGGCGAGTATTTCTCCAGAATCGGAATCGGTGAGCCACCGAGTCAAGCATACATGGTTCTCGACACTGGCAGCGACATAAGCTGGGTACAATGCGCACCCTGCGCCGATTGCTACCGCCAAGCCGATCCCATTTTCGAGCCAACTGCATCAGCTTCCTACGCGCCGCTCTCTTGTGAAGCCGCTCAATGCAGATATCTTGACCAATCTCAGTGTCGCAATGGTAACTGTCTCTATCAAGTCTCCTACGGTGATGGCTCATACACGGTAGGAGACTTTGTTACGGAGACAGTTACCATCGGAGTTAATAAGGTTAAGAATGTAGCGCTAGGGTGTGGTCATAATAACGAAGGCTTGTTCGTTGGTGCAGCTGGCTTAATCGGCTTAGGTGGTGGTCCACTTTCTTTTCCGGCACAGCTCAATTCGACGTCGTTTTCGTATTGCTTAGTGGATCGTGATTCTGACTTGGTTTCAACGTTAGAGTTTGATTCACCGTTTTCTCGTGACGCAGTTACCGCGCCGTTACGGCGTAATCCGCAACTGGACACGTATTATTATGTTGGACTCGTTGGGATAAGCGTCGGCGGCGAGTTGCTTGCAATACCAGAGACGAGTTTTGAGGTGGATTCCGCCGGGAATGGGGGGATTATTGTGGATTCCGGCACGGCGGTGACACGGTTGCAGAGCGATGTTTATAATGTGGTTCGTGATGCGTTTGTTAAGGGGACGAAGGATTTGCTGGCAACGAACGAGGTGTCGTTGTTTGACACGTGTTATGATTTGTCGTCGAAGACGAGCGTGGAGGTTCCGACGGTGGCGTTTCATTTCGGGGAAGGGAAAGTTTTGGTTCTTCCGGCGAAGAATTACCTGGTACCGGTTGATTCGGTAGGGACTTTTTGTTTTGCGTTTGCTCCAACGATGTCTTCTTTGTCAATAATCGGGAATATTCAACAGCAAGGGACACGTGTCAGTTTTGACCTTGCAAATTCATTAGTTGGATTTTCCCCTAACAGATGCTAA